Proteins encoded together in one Triticum dicoccoides isolate Atlit2015 ecotype Zavitan chromosome 7B, WEW_v2.0, whole genome shotgun sequence window:
- the LOC119337178 gene encoding uncharacterized protein LOC119337178, which yields MLRLRLHPCPRFSPPGSHPAFPRQLAASPLPELPFQSTVTALRTRAPPLQAAVSRAASGEEQRGVYEDEEDADLDNALTKTRQLVECAMFASVAGLAYFLSNSLAIENYFSCFFQLPIVISSLRWGLEAGRKTMVATVLLLFTLSGPVKASTYLLMHGVVGLAMGTMWRLEADWIASIIICSIIRAVGACGYVLVSSFLIRENILQLITVNVHASLTYILAAAGVNAIPSMDAIYVIFGTLLLLNCGFFVFILHIIYTIFLTKLGIKPSLRPPRWLGKTTFS from the exons ATGCTTCGCCTTCGCCTCCATCCTTGCCCACGCTTCTCTCCGCCGGGATCCCACCCCGCCTTCCCTCGCCAGTTGGCCGCCTCTCCGCTCCCAGAGCTCCCCTTCCAATCCACCGTCACCGCGCTcagaacccgagcccctccgctccAGGCCGCCGTCAGCCGAGCAGCCTCCGGAGAGGAGCAACGGGGCGTTTATGAGGACGAAGAAGACGCGGACCTGGACAATGCACTCACCAAGACACGGCAGCTCGTCGAGTGCGCCATGTTTGCATCTGTTGCTGGTCTCGCGTACTTCCTCAGCAACTCCCTCGCCATCGAG AATTACTTCAGCTGCTTTTTCCAATTGCCGATAGTCATCTCCTCCTTGAGATGGGGATTAGAAGCTGGTAGGAAGACCATG GTGGCTACTGTTTTACTGCTCTTCACATTGTCTGGCCCTGTCAAAGCATCGACTTATCTG CTTATGCACGGGGTAGTTGGTCTAGCCATGGGTACTATGTGGAG GTTGGAGGCCGATTGGATTGCTTCCATCATAATCTGCTCAATT ATCCGTGCGgtgggagcttgtggatatgtGTTAGTGTCATCGTTCCTGATACGAGAAAATATTCTTCAATTG ATAACCGTTAATGTGCATGCCTCCTTAACGTACATTCTGGCAGCGGCTGGTGTGAACGCAATtccatccatggatgcaatatatgtAATCTTTGGGACACTG CTTCTACTTAATTGTGGATTCTTTGTCTTCATACTGCACATAATCTACACAATCTTCCTGACCAAGCTTGGAATCAAGCCTTCGCTGAGACCTCCACGATGGCTGGGCAAAACAACTTTTAGTTGA